In Brassica napus cultivar Da-Ae chromosome A3, Da-Ae, whole genome shotgun sequence, the sequence CCCCAAAACAAGATTAGTTATTAGaacagaataataaataaaaaaagattttgatatGGAATCATTGAACCAGCATTGACCCATGATTTGAATTTGAGTTATAAAGGAAATGTATGATCAAAGGTTTAAACTTTAACTAGTGTGACAAAGAAATGGtcgcagagagagagaaagacatGGGGTTACTGTGTCTCGTTCAGACAACCTTAACATTGTGTTCTAGACCAGATCTGGACTAATAAAGAAACATTTATTGAAAAAACCCAATAAAAGTTGAACTTTAGtagaaaatttgaaacttttttgaaaacattaccAGATTTAGAGTGAAACCCATTTCAGAATCAGATCTAATGTAAACAGATCCGAGAGTATAGACAATGTagagaacagagagagagaagcataCAGAGCCAGTCACCGAGGTAGAAATGCTTTCCCTGAGCCCAGATGGTATAGTTGATGTTTGGATTCCAGAACTTGTTCTCGCCGACTGTGTACTTCTTCGCCGTCACTTCCGGCACCGCCACTACAAAGGCCAGTACCACTGCCGCAATCAACACCGTGAATCTCGCCATGTTTTTCTCTGTgtcttgtctctctctctcactctagACTTGTTAGTTGCGCAACTTGTGATTTAGAGGTGGACTAGACTAGTGGGTTTTCATAGGAGCccatctttttccttttttcaacGGCTGTTGCTgtataatgataaaataaataaataaattatttaaaaatagactAACCATAAACATTAAATCGAATTCAGAGATTATGGAGATACAAAAAAGGGGGAAAAATCCAGTAAAGGCTGAGCTGACAAAAAAAGTATGCTTAATTTTAAATCCAGACCATATCCAGAACTCCACGCTGCATGTCTAAAGTATTCTTATTATATAATCGTGAAAGTTAATAATGTAATACTTTATTTCAAATTATCAAACACAGGTTTTTTTATACGCTCTTTACATGTGatgatacaatttttttatgaacGTTCCAGTTCACATTTTACGCAATTGATTATTCTTAATTTTGCCCAAATTTTTGTCAATTTGTTTAGTTATTATAGATACTATTCAAAGctcaattttattattttgtggcTTCAATAGTTAATACTGACTTTCGTAATACATTTggaaataactataaataaatatatatttttcctcctataaataaaaattacaagaCCTCAAATATGAGGTTAGATATAATTTGTTCCATTGCATCAAATCAatggctggcaaaaaaaaaaagagagtggttcagttatcatttttgtttgttcCTAAATTCCTAATAGTACAGTACTTATCGATTTAACATTCCTAAGAGTACATTACTAACCGGGCTCTCCTTGTTGCTGCCATCTTCTACCCTTGCTTGTTTCTTAGACTGATGGGACCTCACAAACTCATCGATTATCGCCTTTAACTCGATGTCCGGTATTAACATAACCGATGTCAAATGTGCCCCGTTAAATGGCCCGGATCATCTGTGGTTTCGGGCTTTGAGACTTGGGCCTAATTATTATGGGCCAGCCTAACAAATCAGGCTCATTAAAAGTGATCACACGCTTCTACCCACGTGTCGGagtatttttaaacttttaactATTTTTGTCTGAAacgcaaaaaaaacaaaacaaaagaaacagatTTGTTCTCTCCGTTGGTGGTGGTTATGAAATAGAAACATGAGAGCAAGAATCAATGTCTGTCTTTTACATCCtgcagaaaccaaaaaaaaaggtgagatttttttttttgtttctatgcTTTAGAGCTTCTTTTGTTAGCTTTAAACATAACGATTAATCATTCAATGTCTCTTGAATATGGAACAAATCAAAATGCTTTCTTTGTATATGATTATGATTATGATGATGGATATTAGCCTCTCGTGTGCAATGGATTGATTCATGTTCAACGTTAACAATGTTATGATTGTATCTTCTTTTTCAGGTAGATGATCTTCTCTAGCCTAAATGTGTAATTAAGACCATCAAAAAGGTTAGTCCTTTTAATTTCATTAATCAAGcattctccttttctttttcattgTTCTTAACAACTGTTTATATGATCCCTTGAATCTCTCTGTAGCTGATTAATGGCTGAGGAGACAGTACGTTGTTTGCCTGATTCACCGGATGTAAACAGATCATGGAGAAGGCTTTCCACTAGAAAGCTGAGTTTTCTATACACCGAAGAGACACTTCTTCCTAATTACCTCAGGTCTCCCACTGGTTCTTGTCATGATGCCTGCAAGTACGGAAGAAAACATGAATCTCAAGAAGACAAGGCTAGAGTCTCGCCTCTCAAGAGGGTTAACAGAAGCTTCTCTGGAACTCTAAGCTTTGATTCACCTTTGAGGAAGAAAAAGGCATTAACCAAATCAGTGTTGAAACCTTCTTGTGGTTCTGATGGTAAGAAGGAGAATGCAGAGAGATCAAGGATAAAGGTTGTGTCTTTATCAGATTCTAAGACGGTTTCACACTCTTTCAAAGCTACTGTTGTGTCAAGGAGAAGAGCGGTGGAGATGGTTGAGAAGAACAAGCGTGTCACTGCTTTGAAGCTGAAGTCTGTTGCGCAAACAGCAGCTATGGCTCTTAGACGCAGCACTGTGAATAGGAAGAAGGTTAGTGGAGGATCTGAAGCTTCAGAACCAAAGAAAGTAGTTGTGCCTTTGAGAGTTACAGTGACTCCAAAGCGGTGTTCTAGAAGCTTGAAGGCAAAGAAGGAGACCAATAGCTCGAGTAGAGGACATCTAAAACAAACTCGGAAGCGGGTGGAGGATAAGTGTAAAGACTTGGTTGAAGAGAAGACTCTCTATGTTATTAAGATGAACACAGGGAGTGAGACTATTGCATCTGATCAGAACCAAAGATGTGTCATGGATCCTCCTACTGATGATCTAAAGAGAGAGATGTGTCAAGATGAAGCTGTGTGTGTTGTGACTGAAGCTAATGATGAATCTCCTCAACAAGAGGAAGTAGAAGTGGCTgatgagaatgagaatgagTCTTTCTCTGAAGATGAGAACACAACAAGGCAAGTAAAAAGCAAACCCATCTCAACAGAATCCGCTCTAAACGGCAAGTCCATGAAACTGAGATTCAAAAGAGGAAAGGTCCTGGATGTTGAATCACAAGACAACAACAGTCCAAGAAAGCTGAAGTTCAAGAGAGGCAAAATCATCACCGGAGCAGACACATCCTCAAAAGCCTCAAGTCAGAGAAGCTTAAAGACCAAAGGAACAAACTTCAGCAACGCGAAGGAACAACAACAGCACAACCCCAAACCATTGGAAGTTGTTTTAAAACACCAAGACACAGAGGAGAAGATCGATTCTTCAAGAGCGTTGTTGTTCAACAATGTAATAGAGGAAACAGCTAACAAGCTTGTGGAGACTCGCAAGAGCAAAGTTAAGGCTCTTGTTGGTGCTTTTGAGTCTGTCATATCTCTCCAAGAAAGAAACTCTTCTCCAACAACAACCTAACACACAACAAACATCATTCTTCTctaactaaatattatttttcatatttttcacaAAGTGTTTATGTATGTATGTAAAACATATGTAGATGTATAAGAGTGCAATCATCACTCGCATAAAATTATACAGTTTGTGAGCGTTGTCATGTTCACTAATCCTGTGATTGTATACATAAAAAGATTTAAGAAAGGTTATGTTTTTACATTTTGTAACTATGGGTACACATCTGTGAGTTTACATGAAACAAGGGAccagaaaagaaaatttaaaaccttTGTGGATTTAAAACACATGTAGATATGTAAAAGTGTGTGACCTCTACAAtttgtgagcttcagcatgTTTAAGTCAAATTTGTAACAGTGACTgaataaataaaagatgaaGAAAGGTTATGTTTTTACATTTTGTAACTATGGGCACACATCTGTGAGTTTACATAAAATCTAGGgaccaaaaaagaaaacactAAAACCGCGACCCCACGGCACGCCGACTTTAAAAGCCATTGACCATCCCAGATTCTTTATCCGACGTGTCATATGTCAAATGGTTGTTGTCGTTTACTACTGTCACAGCCTGTCGCACTACCATTCCAGTCTTCGCTACATGGAgtaaacaaaagttaaaaaaaaaaggtttgagaTTTCTTTCCTCTCTTATCGACTTCTCTTTTATCAGCGAATCGTTCGTTTGTTGTCTCCTCCTTCCCTTGTTCTGCTTATCTGAGTTTTTGTTTCGGAGTCTTCGAGGTTTCCCTCATTCGTTGCTTGCTTCCCATCGGAAACTCTCTTCTTCTGGAATCTGAGTTCTAGTTTGCGGTTTCTGGGATTGAGCAGAAGCAAAGTTGATGTTTTGCTGAAGTACCCACAAGTTTTATTGTGGTAAAGTTCGTTCCTTTACTCTTTTTAAGATCTGGGAATAAGGTTTTAGGGTATGGATTCTCTGGATTTTTTCAATCTGAGTGTTTGCTCTTATAGATCTGATTTACATTGTGAGTGTTTATCTTCAAGGTCATGGGCTGTTGTTATTGGTTGTAGATGATTTATTTAGCCTTTGAGTATGGAGAAGTATTGATTCTGAAGTTTGTCTTTTTCTATTAGGATCGTTTTTGGGGTGTAGAGAGACTACATAGGAGTGAGAAAGCTGTTACCTTGAGGCCTTGTTTTGAATCTTGTTTAATTGCTTGTGGAGCTTGTATGACGCTGAGATGGTTATCATGTATTGAGTTTAGCCTTGCCCTTGAGAATGGAGGATTATTGAGTTTTATTTGATAAGAAGTTATGGTTAGTGATCATTGGATGAAGAAGTATTGTATCTGAAACTTCTCTTAGAATCATTTCTGATGTAGAGAGATTACATGGGAGTGAGAAAGCTGTGCCCTTGTGTCTCTGTGTGgttcattttcttttgactgTTTTGGTTTTTCGTGAGGAGGCCTTGTCTTGAATCTTGTTTAGTGggttattcattgcttgtgtaGCTTGTATGAATGATTATCATGTAGTGAGTTTAGCCTTTCCCTTGAGAATGGACAAgtgtttagttttatttgatAAGAAATGGTAGCTAGAGATCATTGAATGAAGTACTATTGAATCTGAAACTTCTTCTCTTAGAATCATTTTCTAATGTAGAGAGACTACATAGAGTGGAAAAGCTGTGCTCTTGAGACTCTGTGTGGTTCATTTTCTCTGGCTAGGGAACTGATGGATCTGTTGTCTCTAACTATGCAGTTTGTAAGCTCTTTGTGTGATTGAAACGCAAAGAGAATGATTTTACCAAAGCAGTACCGTTGCACACACTCCCCTACCTGCCAATGCACCAGAGGCCATCTAAGCGAAGACGTCTTGTTACTAGTCTTCCAGCATCTAAACTGGAACC encodes:
- the LOC106443124 gene encoding uncharacterized protein LOC106443124 — protein: MAEETVRCLPDSPDVNRSWRRLSTRKLSFLYTEETLLPNYLRSPTGSCHDACKYGRKHESQEDKARVSPLKRVNRSFSGTLSFDSPLRKKKALTKSVLKPSCGSDGKKENAERSRIKVVSLSDSKTVSHSFKATVVSRRRAVEMVEKNKRVTALKLKSVAQTAAMALRRSTVNRKKVSGGSEASEPKKVVVPLRVTVTPKRCSRSLKAKKETNSSSRGHLKQTRKRVEDKCKDLVEEKTLYVIKMNTGSETIASDQNQRCVMDPPTDDLKREMCQDEAVCVVTEANDESPQQEEVEVADENENESFSEDENTTRQVKSKPISTESALNGKSMKLRFKRGKVLDVESQDNNSPRKLKFKRGKIITGADTSSKASSQRSLKTKGTNFSNAKEQQQHNPKPLEVVLKHQDTEEKIDSSRALLFNNVIEETANKLVETRKSKVKALVGAFESVISLQERNSSPTTT